One region of Bacteroidota bacterium genomic DNA includes:
- a CDS encoding insulinase family protein, producing MPQGAATQFKDVNEITPTGKVERTVYKGVEPKSQVYLKTFGPMEFNRTNRAEFNMLIKLVSIKLRESLREDKSGVYGVGVNGSPKKYPKQGYDIVVSFGCAPDNVELLIKAAIDEIEKIKANGCDEKDLQKIKETALRERESDLKENNFWLAAISQSYLNAEDIIEIENYANIVNGISSEKLKQLANKYLSMDNYARFVLMPEKK from the coding sequence TTGCCGCAAGGCGCTGCCACGCAATTTAAAGATGTGAATGAGATAACGCCAACCGGAAAAGTTGAGAGAACAGTTTATAAAGGAGTAGAACCCAAGAGCCAGGTTTATCTAAAAACGTTTGGACCTATGGAATTTAACCGCACCAATAGGGCTGAGTTTAATATGCTGATTAAGTTGGTAAGTATAAAATTGCGTGAGTCGCTGCGCGAAGATAAGAGTGGCGTATATGGAGTAGGGGTAAACGGCAGCCCCAAAAAATATCCTAAGCAAGGTTATGATATTGTTGTATCGTTTGGTTGCGCACCCGACAATGTGGAGCTACTTATAAAAGCAGCTATAGACGAAATAGAGAAAATAAAAGCAAATGGTTGTGACGAAAAAGATTTGCAAAAAATTAAAGAAACTGCATTGAGAGAGCGCGAAAGCGATCTAAAAGAAAATAATTTTTGGCTGGCTGCTATCAGTCAAAGTTATCTGAATGCAGAAGATATTATCGAAATTGAGAATTACGCTAACATTGTAAATGGCATTAGCAGCGAAAAGCTGAAGCAACTGGCAAATAAGTATTTATCTATGGATAATTATGCACGCTTTGTACTTATGCCTGAAAAGAAGTAG